The Geomonas ferrireducens genome includes a window with the following:
- a CDS encoding ABC transporter permease, producing the protein MDNQGLVNLSLLDLLVAYGLVLVAVVLARLKRVGQEGQMLWASLRMVFQLLAVGYLLHFIFAVKSPLPVLAILLLMGVFSLQVIGGRIKTKVPRFYRVVGISLLIGCGSVTFLFCTLVVHYSPWYDPRYLIPLAGMIIGNSMNGASLAAERLGSEMRERREEIETALCLGASARQASRPALRNAFKAAIMPTVNTMAAMGIVSLPGMMTGQILSGTEPMVAVRYQVAIMCAITGAVAITAYLIVLQGYRRYFTRAHQLDFDEGRT; encoded by the coding sequence ATGGACAATCAGGGATTGGTGAATTTAAGCCTGCTGGACCTGCTCGTGGCTTATGGCTTGGTGCTTGTCGCGGTTGTGCTCGCCCGGTTGAAGAGGGTAGGGCAGGAAGGGCAGATGCTGTGGGCCTCGTTGCGCATGGTGTTCCAGCTTCTTGCCGTCGGGTATCTGCTGCACTTCATCTTCGCGGTGAAGAGTCCGCTGCCGGTGCTCGCCATACTGCTTCTGATGGGAGTCTTCTCCCTGCAGGTCATCGGCGGACGCATCAAGACGAAGGTCCCGCGCTTTTACCGCGTGGTCGGCATCTCGCTTCTCATCGGCTGCGGCAGCGTCACCTTTCTTTTTTGCACCCTCGTGGTGCATTACTCGCCTTGGTACGATCCGCGCTACCTGATTCCGCTTGCCGGGATGATCATCGGCAACTCTATGAACGGGGCGAGCCTCGCTGCGGAGCGGCTCGGGTCCGAGATGCGGGAGCGACGTGAGGAGATCGAGACCGCCCTTTGTCTGGGGGCGAGCGCGCGCCAGGCGTCGAGGCCTGCGCTACGAAACGCGTTCAAAGCGGCTATCATGCCCACGGTCAACACCATGGCAGCCATGGGGATTGTCTCCCTGCCGGGAATGATGACCGGGCAGATCCTCTCCGGGACGGAACCGATGGTAGCGGTGCGTTACCAGGTTGCCATTATGTGTGCCATCACAGGAGCCGTGGCCATAACTGCCTACCTCATCGTCCTCCAAGGCTACCGGCGTTATTTCACGAGAGCGCACCAGTTGGATTTCGACGAAGGGCGCACTTGA
- a CDS encoding basic amino acid ABC transporter substrate-binding protein, translating to MKSLRIMTAVLALGLCVVSAAFAAPKKAITVASDATWPPMEFVDANKKVVGFDIDFINAVAKEAGLQVTVKNTAWDGIFAGVEAGQYDAIISSVTITPERQAKYDFTIPYVQIGQILVVPKAEKGTKIADLKGKKLGAQIGTTGAMEIKKVAGVELKTYDEVGLAFEDMAAGRIAGVVCDEPTAITYALQKKEYSSKFKIVGKSFTKEAYGIVVKKGNKDLVAQLNKGIAAVQKKKIDAQLKKKWQLK from the coding sequence ATGAAATCACTTCGTATTATGACTGCAGTACTGGCTCTCGGGCTCTGCGTTGTGTCCGCGGCATTCGCCGCTCCGAAGAAGGCGATCACCGTCGCGTCCGACGCGACCTGGCCGCCGATGGAGTTCGTGGATGCCAACAAGAAGGTCGTTGGTTTCGACATCGACTTCATCAACGCCGTAGCCAAAGAGGCTGGTCTTCAGGTTACCGTAAAGAACACTGCTTGGGACGGCATCTTCGCCGGTGTTGAAGCCGGCCAGTACGACGCCATCATTTCCTCGGTTACCATCACCCCGGAGCGTCAGGCGAAGTACGATTTCACCATTCCTTACGTACAGATCGGTCAGATCCTCGTTGTTCCCAAGGCCGAGAAAGGGACCAAGATCGCTGACCTGAAGGGCAAGAAGCTCGGCGCCCAGATCGGCACCACCGGCGCAATGGAGATCAAGAAGGTTGCCGGCGTTGAGCTGAAGACTTATGACGAAGTGGGTCTGGCTTTTGAGGACATGGCTGCCGGCCGCATCGCCGGTGTCGTCTGCGACGAGCCTACCGCCATCACCTACGCGCTGCAGAAGAAAGAGTACAGCAGCAAGTTCAAGATCGTCGGCAAGTCCTTCACCAAGGAAGCCTACGGCATCGTCGTGAAGAAAGGAAACAAGGACCTGGTCGCACAGCTCAACAAGGGCATCGCAGCCGTCCAGAAGAAGAAAATAGACGCACAGCTCAAGAAGAAGTGGCAGCTTAAATAA
- a CDS encoding amino acid ABC transporter permease, translating to MSIEAKKQIIDVGDGAAIPRKSDRGLFTAWRIAFFGAIGTISYLAYSKPDPYLEILKFVPDGIAVTFKVTLGAILLAIVIGLITGLGRISKNRLFNGIASLYVEIIRGIPLLVQIFYIYYALGNIVKVPAILSAIIAMAVCYGAYMGEVVRAGIESIAKGQREAALSLGMNGRQAMVHVILPQAVKVILPPVGNEFIALLKDSSLVSIIAVADLLRRGREYASESFTYFETYTVIALIYLIITLFFSKIIGVMEERVSVNK from the coding sequence ATGAGTATCGAAGCAAAAAAGCAAATCATTGATGTAGGGGACGGCGCGGCCATCCCCCGTAAGAGCGACCGCGGCCTATTCACCGCGTGGCGCATCGCGTTTTTCGGCGCCATCGGCACCATCTCTTACCTGGCTTACTCCAAACCCGACCCGTACCTCGAGATTCTCAAGTTCGTTCCCGACGGCATCGCAGTTACCTTCAAGGTGACCCTCGGGGCGATCCTTCTGGCCATCGTCATCGGCCTCATCACCGGTTTGGGCCGTATCTCCAAAAATCGCTTATTCAACGGCATCGCTTCACTCTACGTCGAGATCATCCGCGGTATCCCGCTGTTGGTGCAGATCTTCTATATCTACTATGCACTCGGCAATATCGTGAAGGTCCCCGCCATCCTTTCCGCCATCATCGCCATGGCCGTTTGCTATGGCGCATACATGGGTGAGGTGGTCCGTGCGGGGATCGAATCGATCGCCAAGGGGCAGCGCGAGGCGGCTCTCTCTCTCGGGATGAACGGCCGTCAGGCCATGGTCCACGTTATTCTGCCGCAGGCGGTCAAGGTCATCCTGCCGCCGGTAGGCAACGAGTTCATCGCACTTTTGAAGGACTCCTCGCTCGTCTCCATCATCGCCGTCGCTGACCTTCTGCGTCGGGGCCGCGAGTACGCCTCCGAATCCTTCACCTATTTTGAGACCTACACGGTCATCGCGCTGATTTACCTGATCATCACCTTGTTCTTCTCGAAGATCATCGGCGTTATGGAGGAGCGTGTCAGTGTCAACAAATAA
- a CDS encoding DMT family transporter yields MNSRFYGVKITLGSVKKIRAGILLLITTFFWGVTFTVVKDAISQVDVFVFLAQRFLLATAIMLPLALIRVNKITSRTLSHGAILGVLLFASYAFQTVALKYTSASNTGFLTGLSVLLVPLFGAAIFRHPIGNGIRWGVGLATPGLFLLCSDGSLSFNRGDILGAICGACVALHLLYTSHFARHDGNDVYLLTTLQLTVVGLLSLASASFRGKEVFIWHPELLWTLVVCVLIATIFAFLVQTTMQKFISPAHTALIFCTEPVFAAAYAYYAAGERLGVFGLVGAALILAGMIVSELLPDGTQSDDAVTVAVEG; encoded by the coding sequence GTGAATTCAAGGTTTTATGGGGTCAAAATTACTTTGGGATCTGTCAAAAAAATTCGCGCTGGTATACTGCTTTTGATAACGACGTTCTTTTGGGGTGTCACCTTCACGGTGGTGAAGGACGCAATCAGCCAAGTAGACGTATTCGTTTTTCTGGCTCAGCGTTTCCTTCTGGCTACTGCGATCATGCTCCCTCTAGCCTTGATTCGAGTCAATAAGATCACCTCCAGAACCTTAAGCCATGGCGCTATCCTCGGAGTCCTGCTGTTTGCTTCCTACGCCTTTCAGACCGTTGCTTTGAAGTACACAAGCGCCTCGAATACCGGCTTTCTTACCGGCCTCAGCGTGTTGCTCGTGCCGCTGTTCGGCGCAGCGATTTTCAGGCATCCCATCGGCAACGGCATCAGGTGGGGTGTAGGTCTCGCCACCCCCGGCCTCTTCCTTCTCTGCAGCGACGGCAGCCTCAGCTTCAACCGGGGCGACATCCTTGGTGCCATATGTGGCGCCTGTGTTGCGCTGCACCTTCTTTACACGAGCCACTTCGCCCGGCATGACGGTAACGACGTCTACCTCCTCACCACCTTGCAGCTTACCGTGGTCGGCCTGCTGAGTCTGGCCTCCGCGTCATTTCGCGGCAAGGAGGTCTTCATCTGGCACCCGGAACTTCTCTGGACCTTGGTGGTCTGCGTGCTGATCGCCACCATCTTCGCCTTCCTGGTGCAGACCACCATGCAGAAGTTCATCAGCCCTGCCCACACCGCGCTCATTTTCTGTACCGAACCGGTCTTCGCCGCGGCCTATGCGTATTACGCCGCCGGAGAACGGCTCGGCGTCTTCGGCCTGGTCGGAGCGGCCCTCATCCTCGCGGGGATGATCGTTTCTGAACTGCTCCCTGACGGCACCCAAAGCGATGACGCCGTCACGGTCGCCGTGGAAGGTTGA
- a CDS encoding threonine aldolase family protein — protein MINSGDHSELKHHFASDNYAGICSEAWQAMAEANSGLASSYGDDRWTAQACEKIREVFEKDCEVFFVFNGTAANSLALASLCQSYHSIVCHEMAHIETDECGATEFFSNGTKVLLVPGENGKINLDAVEHTITKRSDIHYPKARALSITQATELGTLYSLDELQGIAELARKYNLRVHMDGARFANAVASMNVAPKEISWQAGVDVLTFGGTKNGFAVGEAVVFFNKELAHEFDYRCKQAGQLASKMRFLTAPWIGMLDSGAWLRNAAHANSCARLLANEIKKIPQVRIMFESQANSVFLEMAPEALEALRAKGWHFYTFIGSGGARFMCSWDTKVEEVARLVADIKASVA, from the coding sequence ATGATCAACTCGGGAGACCACAGCGAGCTCAAGCATCATTTTGCCAGCGACAACTACGCAGGGATCTGCAGCGAGGCGTGGCAGGCGATGGCCGAGGCGAACAGCGGACTCGCCAGCTCCTACGGGGATGACCGCTGGACCGCACAAGCGTGCGAAAAGATCCGCGAAGTGTTCGAGAAGGACTGCGAGGTCTTTTTCGTTTTCAACGGCACCGCGGCCAACTCTCTTGCCCTCGCCTCGCTGTGCCAGTCATACCACTCCATCGTCTGCCACGAGATGGCGCACATAGAAACCGACGAGTGCGGCGCCACCGAGTTCTTCTCAAACGGTACCAAGGTGCTGCTGGTTCCCGGTGAAAACGGCAAGATCAACCTCGACGCCGTCGAGCATACCATTACGAAGCGCAGCGACATCCACTACCCTAAGGCCCGTGCCCTGAGCATCACCCAGGCGACTGAACTTGGGACGCTCTACTCTCTCGACGAGCTGCAGGGAATCGCCGAGCTAGCAAGGAAGTACAACCTGAGAGTGCACATGGACGGCGCACGGTTCGCGAACGCGGTCGCCTCCATGAACGTCGCCCCCAAGGAGATCAGCTGGCAGGCAGGCGTCGACGTCCTTACCTTCGGTGGAACCAAGAACGGCTTTGCCGTTGGTGAAGCGGTGGTCTTCTTCAACAAGGAGCTCGCCCACGAGTTTGATTACCGCTGCAAGCAGGCCGGCCAACTCGCCTCGAAGATGCGCTTCCTCACCGCCCCCTGGATCGGCATGCTCGACAGCGGAGCGTGGCTCAGGAACGCGGCTCACGCCAACAGCTGCGCGAGGCTCCTAGCCAACGAGATCAAGAAAATCCCCCAGGTGCGCATCATGTTCGAAAGCCAGGCGAACTCGGTCTTCCTCGAAATGGCACCGGAGGCGCTGGAGGCTTTGCGCGCCAAGGGGTGGCACTTCTACACCTTCATCGGCTCCGGAGGCGCACGGTTCATGTGCTCCTGGGACACCAAGGTGGAAGAAGTCGCCCGGCTCGTCGCCGACATCAAGGCCTCGGTCGCCTGA
- a CDS encoding ABC transporter ATP-binding protein, which produces MRLLDSVSFCAKSGEITAIIGPSGGGKSTLIRLINRLTEPGEGRIELDGKNIATLDPLELRRLVALVPQKPFMFDGTVLDNLQMPFKYRQATPPEAGSAEVLDVLSSAKLDPELLERDARSLSLGQQQRVGVARALITRPQVILLDEPTSALDRRTSDELASTLREISHGKSITMIMVTHDLRLTQKVADYCFYLEAGHILEEGRAAELLTHPKTAALRAFLSEPLEQEG; this is translated from the coding sequence GTGCGTCTGCTCGATTCGGTTTCCTTTTGCGCGAAGTCCGGCGAAATTACCGCCATCATCGGCCCTTCCGGCGGCGGCAAGAGTACTCTCATCCGCCTGATCAACCGTCTGACCGAGCCGGGCGAAGGTCGCATCGAACTTGACGGAAAGAATATAGCGACGCTTGACCCCCTTGAGCTTAGGCGCCTGGTGGCTCTCGTGCCGCAGAAGCCTTTCATGTTCGACGGGACGGTTCTGGACAACCTGCAGATGCCCTTCAAGTATAGGCAGGCGACTCCTCCCGAGGCGGGCAGCGCCGAGGTTCTGGATGTGTTGTCGTCCGCCAAACTGGACCCGGAACTGCTGGAGCGAGACGCCCGTTCCTTGAGTCTTGGTCAGCAGCAAAGGGTCGGTGTCGCGAGGGCTTTGATCACCAGACCTCAAGTTATTCTTTTGGACGAGCCAACGAGTGCGCTTGATCGCAGGACGTCGGACGAACTGGCTTCTACCCTGCGAGAAATCAGCCACGGGAAGAGTATCACCATGATCATGGTGACGCATGATCTGCGCCTGACCCAAAAGGTAGCCGACTACTGTTTCTACCTTGAGGCGGGGCACATCCTGGAAGAGGGGAGGGCTGCGGAACTCCTGACTCACCCGAAGACGGCGGCATTGAGAGCCTTTCTCTCTGAACCGCTCGAACAGGAGGGGTAA